The following are from one region of the Oncorhynchus tshawytscha isolate Ot180627B linkage group LG24, Otsh_v2.0, whole genome shotgun sequence genome:
- the LOC112223533 gene encoding gamma-crystallin M2-like has protein sequence MSKIIFYEDKNFQGRHYECSNDCAEMHNHFSRCNSIKVDSGCWVAYEKPNYTGYQYMLNKGEYPDYQRWSGFNDCIRSCRMVPPYRGNYRMKIYERSDFRGQNMEMMEDCPDLHESFHSRDISSANVMEGYWILHEHPHYRGRQYFLRPGEYRRHSEWGSSSPTIGSLRRVTETP, from the exons ATTATATTCTACGAGGACAAGAACTTCCAGGGCCGCCACTATGAGTGCAGCAACGACTGTGCTGAGATGCACAACCACTTCAGCCGCTGTAACTCCATAAAGGTGGACAGTGGCTGTTGGGTGGCCTACGAGAAGCCCAACTACACTGGCTACCAGTACATGCTGAACAAGGGCGAGTACCCTGACTACCAGCGCTGGTCTGGCTTCAACGACTGCATCCGCTCATGCCGTATGGTGCCCCCT TATCGAGGAAACTACAGGATGAAGATCTACGAGCGCTCTGACTTCAGGGGTCAGAACATGGAGATGATGGAGGACTGCCCCGACCTGCACGAGAGCTTCCACAGCCGCGACATCTCCTCCGCCAACGTCATGGAGGGTTACTGGATCCTCCACGAGCACCCCCACTACAGGGGTCGTCAGTACTTCCTTCGCCCTGGCGAGTACAGGAGGCACAGCGAGTGGGGAAGCTCCAGCCCCACCATCGGCTCCCTGAGACGTGTCACCGAGACCCCCTGA